Below is a genomic region from Hevea brasiliensis isolate MT/VB/25A 57/8 chromosome 3, ASM3005281v1, whole genome shotgun sequence.
AGAAGTAGAGCACTATGATTTCAAGAGCGAAAAGTCCAAGGATAAATTTCAACCGGACCAGGTATGGGCACTGCACAGTGATAAGGATGGTTTACCCAGGGATTATGCTCAGGTTAAGAAGATTGAATCCACTAATGGGTTCAAATTGCATGTGGCAATGCTTGAAGCCTGCCCACTCCAAAAAGACATGCCGACTGTTTGCGGGACAtttaaagttaaaaataaatgCATAGTGCTTCCTGTCACTGCATTTTCTCATCAGGTGAAAGCGAAGCCAATTGGGAAGAACAAATGCGAAATTTACCCTAGACAAGGGGAGATTTGGGCAATATATAAGATCTGGAATGCTGAATTAACGTTTTCAGACCAGGATGCAAGGGAATGCGACTTTGTTGAAGTGGTAGAAGAAAATGAGGGGGGTGTGAAAGCTGTAGTTTTGATACCCGTTAATGGATCTGCATCATTTTACACGGCACCAAGAAGATCAAAACGCAGTATAATTGACATGCCACGGGCTGAGTTTGGTAGATTTTCTCATCAGTGTTTAGCTTCCCAGGTTGTGGGAAAGAACAATAGTTTCCTGAAAGGCTATTGGGAGCTTGCTCCTTCATCAATTCCTGGTTCTGTAATTTTGGTAGATTAAGCGGTCATATTGTAGGTAGGTTGCTTACTGATCTTTGTGGAATGCTATGAAATTGTTCCCTGTTATAAGCGGAATGAAGTTTGTAGAAACTTTGGCAATATGGGTTTTTCTTCTCaaccattgatttttttttttttaaatctatttTTATTTGATCTTTAGAATTTAATTATGTTAACATTATCTCATTTGGTAAAATAAGCATTTATTTCTTATGATAGAATTGAAGTGTTTATTTCATAATGCATTACCTTTATCCTCTTTAAGAGTTTTTGCAATGCTAAGAAAAAAATTTCGTAGGAAATGCCTTAATATTAAATATTAGATAAATACATGGACGTGGGCATTTGGTCTAGTGGTGTGATTCTCGTTTTGGGTGCTAGGGGTCCCGAGTTCGATTCTCGGAATGCCCCAAATTTTTTTCTTCCCCTCCTTTTATTCAACCTGACCCGGCTACACGAGTACGAGATTGCCCAGGAGCGAGCGAAGATCAAAGCCACCCTTGTTTCTTTTGGTGTGCTAGTGGCTTGTGTGGCTTAGGTTGAGCTAGTTCCTCTTGTATGGAGATATTTGATTAAGAGAACAGATTTGTTTTCCAATGTTCACCTTTTATTCACTGTTTGAGATGTATATTCATTTTGTTGCCGTGAATATAGAATTATTTAACTCCTTGGGAACTTTCACTGAAATTATGCTTCTTTTAGGAAGATGTAAGTGTTAGGCATTTTTTACTTTGTAACTCACTGGGAGTTCTTAAGCTGACTTGTCGTCAAGCCATGTGATCTTGGTACTGTGTGACGAAGTATCTGGCCTGAACCTAGCCCTAGTCACTTTCTACCAAGCAATATACCTGGCTTGGTAGTTGGTACTAGGTACATTAACCAGACTGTGCTATGGTCTATGGCTGAGTTAAATGTAGCAGTGGGCTCTGGATGCTACTGAAACCTGGACTTAAGCTTTTCCTGTATGATTTTGATCTCAAACTTTTGTATGGAATCTACAGAGCAACATCTTCTGACAGGATGAGATTGGAGCCAAAGGCTTTCGGTAGGTCCTTCCCAGTTCAGGTTAAGTTTTATCATATCCAGCCTAAATTCTCTTGGTAATAATTATAAGTTTCTTCACCAATTTAGTCAGATTTGCACACTGATAATTTTGAAGTTCAGGTGAGGTTCAGTATCCATAAGGATTGTTTTCCACTCCCTCAGTGTTTTCAAGAAGGCCATAAAGGACAATTATGATAAAAGGAAAAAATTCAAAATAGAACTTACAGCTCAAAAAGTGAGAATTACTGGTTTTATTTGTTGTTTGGTGGTTGTGTACTTCTGTAATTTAgtagtcatatatatatatattccaattTTCCCTTTCAGATTAGGAAGGTCAGTGAACTTTTCCGACCTGCCGTGTTCCTCTCAGTGCTATCAGATGCAGTGCCTGTCCATTCCCCATCAATTCAGGATAGGGAAGTGGGAAACCTTTGCCAAGTCAGTGGTGATGGTCGGAGTTATCCTGCAGTCTCTCATGAAATTGATCGGCGTATTGGGCCCACGGAGGTGATATGAACACTGAGAGAGGAAGCTCCTCGTGATTTATACATGAGTGAAAAGGAGTATCGTACCTATGATCTTCTAGACCCGCACAACGGCACACGAGGGATTTGGAAATAGAGCACCTTCTCAGACAGCAAGCACCTCTATGCAGTGATACTATTCCTTTGCATAGAGAATCATTCTTGCTGATCCCTTCTATTTAACTCACAGAGAGTTTCAGACTTACAATGTTGGTGGTAGAAGCGAATTGCCACCTGCAGCAGCATCTAGTTCTGTTAGTACTGCGTTGGACACCTATATTCATTGGATCCATATTATTCTTACCGACATGGTGCTTCATCTTCAAAAGTATATCAGCTGCCTCCATGCATGTTGATCAAAATCAATCAACATTCATTAATTAAAAAGTCCAAAGCAAATTAATGAAGTCGAATTTGCTTTAAGATGGTtctaatttacaatatccaaaCACATTAGACCATTAGCCTTACAATCCTCATACACATAATATCTCGTAAAGGCAATGCAGACACTAAATTTAACTAATTAGTGTATTCATGGATATTAAACACGATTATCTGAATTCAAACTTTACCAAATACAGACTGCTTTTAGGAATAATAAAATGGGAACAATATGGTCCGTTCACCAtttaaaatctcagaaggaaacAACACCTTGCACAAATAATCCCAATATGAATAAGAAAGCCCTTCCACAATCTACATATGAATCAATTACAAAGAGCGTTGGCCTTATTTCAGCTTCAGCAGATGATGGATTGGTGGGAAAAGGTTGATTACATCATTGCTTTTACTGGGCCCATTTATGACATGATCAGAGTTTGTGACACAGACAAATCATGCCTTCatttggtttatgagttgtgggaTTCTATGATTGAAAATGTGAAGCAAGTTATTTTTTATCATTAAGGAAAGCAAGCAGATAGGTTTTCTCCTTTTTATTATGTGGTTCATCGAATTCATGTTGATCGTTGGGCAAAGAGCAATACTCCTCTTCATTGTTTAGCCCATTCGTTAAATCCAAGGTAAATTTCTAACTTACATACTCATCTTcttgttctaatttttttttattattttctgaatttattttcttatttttgaagatTTTATAGTGAAAAATGGCTTCAAGAGGAAGAAGGTAGAGCGCCTCCTCATATGGATGGAGAAGTATCAACTGAGAGAATTAAATGCTTTAGGAGGATTTTTCCTAATGAAGATGAGCGAATTAGAGCAAATGAAgaatttgcaaatttttctttgaaaagtgGACCTTTTGCTGATCCTGATTCTATTGGAAGTATGTATGTTACAGATCCTAGGAAATGGTGGGCATGTTTTGGTTCTaatgcacctttacttcaaaggTTGGCTTTTAAAGTGCTTGGACAACCTACTTCCTCCTCTTGTTGTGAAAGAAATTGGAGTATTTATTCCTTCATTCATGCAGAAGGAATAAATTAACTCCAAAACGTGCAGAGGACTTGGTTTTTTTTCATAATAATCTTCGTCTTCTGTCGAGAAACTCCTCCCAATATTATGATGAGAAGACAAAATTGTGGAATGTTGGTGGTGATCAATTTGGGAGCATGGAAGATGTGGGAGTTCTTGAATTTGCCAACTTTTCATTGGATGAACCAGAGTTAGAGTCTTTTTTGTTTGATGAAAATGCAACTACAAGCATGGAGAAGGAGAATGAGAAAGACAGTGAAGTTGAGGAAATGTTATAAATTtcattatcttttcttttttaatatttgaaaatgttgtagttaatatttatttcttataagtatgaaacttctaaatatgtatttttatagttgaatttaaatgttgatttgaactttatttattattaaacatctttcatgatatatatatatttatttatttatttatttataaatatacccctatattttttatatttacacgtTTCCCCCACGTTTCCGTTTCCTATGTTTTTTAAAATGCTGTTTCCCCGTGTCCGTTTCCGCGTTTTCCCATGTCTGCTTTTCCGTTTCCGTGCTACATAGATCTTCCTTGGCATTCTGTACATATCCAAGAAATTTAGGGACAACAAAGTTAGGATCAAGAAGAGAATACATCAGAATTGAGTGATGATTTCAATTCTATGGTTTAGGAGAAAAGGGAATTTGGTTAACCAACACATACGTACCATTTCTGCAAACAATTGTTGTACAGTGTCATTCAGATTGCCTTTCCAACACCCTTGTTCATCATGTTGTACAACGAGGAGTCTTGGTGTGCTTAAGACTCCTTTTGAGAAAATCTGCATCTTGGGGCATTTCTCGATAAATACTTCTGTTAAAGAGGGGAATTTGAAGCTGTGCTCTGCTGAGCAAAAACTGACGAGGCTTGGCAAATATCTAAGTCCCAGTTCTCCTAATTTGCTAAAGATGATATCCTCTTTCGATTCATTTCCCTCATttgcaactatttctttcaatCTGTCACATGCTGCTATACTCATTTTTGTGAGTTGTACCAGACTTTTTGCTGTTGACGATGTTACCAAACTAACTAATCCATTGCACATCCACACCTCCAAAGTCGTCAGATTTTGAAAAGAAGCAGAGGATGGTGCTAAAGTAATCAAATTGTCACAATACCAAACGGCAAGAACTTCAAGAGACTGAAGAGCTTGGTCCAGCTGCGAGTCATGGTTCCACATATCCGTCAAAGCAAGAAGATTACCCAAACTATAAGTGCCATAtcatgtttaaaaaaaattacataatcgACTCATTATCAAGcatttttattttcaatgtatGCAATCATATAATCATCTAGTAAAATTGATATTTAATTTGGCTCCAAAATCAATTTTGTTATTATGAACATATTGTAACTTAATTCTAAATAAATTTATTCTTTGAACTTAATTAATTCTATACAATAAGTTTATTATATATATTCttttcaaaataacaaaaaaaaattaagtgctatattttttaaacttatatatataaaaacacAATCTTAGCTAAATTTACAAATAGTGTATTAAAAGGAATATAaacatattattttctttttttcactTTGAGGTGTGGAAAACAAATTCAATGGCAATGCTTtctatgtaaaataaatttaatgctCTTTTTAGTTTTAGTATATAATAAGTttcattcttaaaattttatatatgagAAGATATTACTTATACACAACATAATATCAAATTTTTTTAAGATAATACAAAAAATAGATTTTAAGCTTGACACAAAGATTGAGCTCATACCTTTCTAAAGGAGAAATGTGGCTGCAGAACTTTAACCATAGGTTGGTTCTCCATATTTGTTTCTACCCAGTTCAGATTCTGAACAATTTCCTCCACCCCAGAACTGATTATATGCAGTCTTTTGAGttgtagcagatttttagctATTGAAGCTGGGAAAATAATTTTTAGATTTGGACAATTCCAAACACTCACTGAACTTAGGTTATCAAACAAGACAAGTCCCAGAGGATCCTCATTCCATACATGCTTCGAATTTGGAAGGACTTCTATGTTTAGAGTTCTCAATTGAATGGCTACTGATTCTTTCATTTTTATTAGCCCTTGGAGATCAAACACCTCTTGCAGTAAATCGCAATTACGTATGACCAGACGTTGAAGATTGCGGAGGCCTCTCAACAACGTGgatgaaaaaattttaattagttcttCACAGTTTTCCACAGCAAGTGCGATTATTTTGCAAAAGGAATCTGAATGGAGTTTATTGTGCCATATCATCTTCAAATTATCCATGTTGTGAATCTCCAATTGCTCCAAGTTGGGGAATGCAACCTGTATCAAAAATCAATAGTCACTGTGAATAAACTTGACATGATACTCTCCTCTGTTTATTTCTTTctctatttcaataaattttttgcttataaaaaaaaatagacatGATAATTTCATTTTGACTCACATCCAACAGCGGATTGCTGACCCCTTAAAGCTAACATAGCATTGGATTTAGACCATCCAACATTGTTCAAATTTGAAATATACAATTTAcaagtaaaaattattttttaatcaaatatTGAAATTTAGGCCAATTACAACAGCAATCCTAAAGAAGGAACAATTAACGATTGTGGATAACAACGTAAACTATTATTCAGGTGAAAAAAGACTGCATACCTTTTCATCGAAGAGAGCAGAATTTGTAATGTCAAGTTCACTGCTGGATGCCATATTTGAAGTCGTATAATTGGAGACAAAGGTCCTCATTTGAGGGCAATTTTGTATGCGCAGATGTTTCAAGACAGGACATTCAACTAAATTACTTGTGCAGAATCGCGTGAGTTTTGGAAGATCCATGAGCTCTAGGGACTCTAGTTGATGGAGTAACATCTTACTCATTATTTCTTCTTCCAATCCTTCTTTGACCATCACTTCTTCCATCATCTTACAATTGCATATCTGAAGCCTTTTCAAATGCACAACACTTGAGAGTGataataaatttttcaaattatcCATGTTGAGAATCTCCAATTGCTCCAAGTTGGGGAATGCAACCTGTATCAAAAATCAATAGTCACTGCGAATAAACTAGACATGATACTCTCCTCTGTACAACAGCAATCCTAAAGAAGGAACAATTAACGATTGTGGATAACAACGGAAACTATTATTCAGGTGAAAAAAGACTGCATACCTTTTCATCGAAGAGAGCAGAGTTTATAATGCCAAATTCACGGCTGGATGCCATATTTGAAGTCGTATAATTGGAGACAAAGGTCCTCATTTGAGGGCAATTTTGTATACGCAGATGTTTCAAGACAGGACATTCAACTAAATTACTTGTGCAGAATCGCGTGAGTTTTGGAAGATCCATGAGCTCTAGGGACTCTAGTTGATGGAGTAACATCTTACTCATTATTTCTTCTTCCACTCCTTCCTTGACCATCACTTCTTCCATCATCTTACAATTGCATATCTTAAGCCTTTTCAAATGCACAACACTTGAGAgtgataataaaattttcaaattatcaCATCCATCCACAATCAGGGTGGTCAAATTAGGAAAAGATACCTGCAGTGAAAACTAGAGTCTCAGGTCCTTCAACTGTTGAGCATCACAGTACACTACACATTATCACTTGTTTGGTTGGACTTTCAGTTAGCAGTTGAATTACTGTAATAGCGTCCAACGAATCAAAAATAATTGTAGTTTTTGAATTCAATCACTTTACTTTCATAGAAAATTGTTATTGAAtatctaaataattataaaaataaatttttttaataggaAATTGAGAAAGTAAAAACTTAAACTAATATTCGACTGATATGTTGTCAGTCATTAGACCAAGTCAAACTaggtaaaaataaaatattttaaaaatataaagatatattttttttttgcattaaAAAATCTCATAAACATAAGTCtaaaattataaataacatattaaatatTAGACAATATTGATTTTAGAAATATTGAGATAAGAATTTGGTACAATATCAGAGTTTTTGTCGTATAatacataaataattaaataaaatacattTGCAGTGGTCACGttaattttataccaattaaatataattaattttcaataagAATATACGTAGAACTATTAACTGACTAGAAATTTTTATCACATTTCCAAAAGCATATGATATATATTTCCACTTAAAAAGGAAAAGTGAtaaatataaaagagaaaaataattaaaatatgttaaaaatcATAGCTCAATccctatatttttttattaaaaataatttagtttctaaGTTTTGATACTTTAAAAGAATGGTCCCTAACCCAAATTGACCATTAATTTCTTTGCTTTCCTTTTAATTTCAGATGATTAAAtctctcaaattttattttattattaaaatagtcATCCattcaaatattatatttaagtaattattattttatatttaaatagtaaCGTCACCGGAGACACTAACCCAAAAAATAAAACCCAAAAACACAACCAAAGGTCAAACATCACAGCAAGCAATCCATTCTTCACTAAAGATGAGGGAGGCTAGAAGAAGTGCATGCAACCTCTCTGCACAAACAGACGTCCATTGCAATGTAGCAAGCCAGCCCCACGCAGGACATAAATCATGTCCATTGAACCACTCTTGTGGAGAAAGAAAAATCTAAAAGCTACTAAAAAGGAAGGCTGATTAAGACAGGTTTCTCTCTCCGTTGAAGCTCCAATCTGCCAAGAACCATGAACCAAGAAACTATCTACAGTCTCCTAGAAGTGGAGGAGAGCAACCCACAACCAGGAGGAGGGATGGAGAACCACACCACTCTACCTCGTAAGGGCAAGAGCTACTACTAACAAGAGAAAGGCCTGAAGTCTCAAAAAAGAAAAGGGTTTCTTTTTAGAGAATTTCTCTTATATAAAATAAGAGAGAGAAAGCCTTAAATACTAAAAgcgtatattaaaaaaaaaaaaaaaagttttgcaACCAACTAAAATCGATTACTATTAATAACTAATTTTTTAACTGATTTgtgatttaagattttttttaataaattagttaattttaaaaatttagcaaCCAATTCAATAATCGATTATTATTTATAACTGATTAATAATTGGATGCTAAATCAATTATTAGTCGAtattaaaaaaaacttaaataCATAATCAATAACTAATTAAGAAATCGATtgctaaattaaataattattttaattaactccAAAATTTGACAACCCATTTGTAATCGGTTCCTAAAATCTATTGCAAAATTTTAAGCTTTTTTTGAAAAGACTCCAAATTTGTAACCGATTCTTTTTTATAACCGACttaaatttagaatcaatttgcaatcaattgcaaattgattgctaaatttcccccttaaaaattttcacccaatgttttttttttatttgcaattgATCTGCAAATCGATTGCTAACAATAAATTTCCCCCTCAAAAATTTTTgctcaatttttaaaagaaattagcaatcgataattaattattaaaattgattgctaattcACTTATACAAACCATTACTCATTTCTCTTCTCTACTACTTATTTTATTTTcccactaattatttttttttctcttccttcttttttctctcgttttctttttatattcttttattttattcattatttttttttctttctaatatattttttctttatcttttttttatCTAGTTCTTTATCATTTTTTTCTCATCTGTTTTCTTCGttttctttctcatatattttcttcattatcatcttttttttctcatctattttcttttttatcatttttttctcatttattttctttctcatcttttttcttttttcatcttttttatttaatttattttttcttgaaaataaaataaatatttttgtgcaaatatatttttttattaataaattatttatagtattaatttttagtaatttttttgttataatatgcataataatttttttagtaatttgtcttataaaAATCTTTTTAATATAACTTTTTGTTAATGTTTTTgttaatagttattattagtaatttttttataatatttttatattaattttttaataatagtttttcattaataatttattattttagtaatttttttgaaaaaatttgtttatttaaatttttatttattatttggaaatttaatttttttataaattttttaaattaacaacTGAACTTTTCAGTTGTTAATAGCAATCGATTTATAAAATAGTTacaaaatcacacaattaaatacaCTAGAATTTTTACAATTGATTATATTTTATTTGCTAACAGCaaccaataatttttataaaaagttttttttaaaaaaatttaattaatttagcaacctATTCGATTTCCTATTACTAGTTATAATTAGCATCATTGCAACTAGCTGAATTAGTTATTAAATCGattaacaataaattttaatagattAGCAACTGATTCAGTCGATTGCTAATCCTAATTTGTTTTTTAATGGTTATAGTataaaacaaaacaaaatatatactattgagttgggaaaaataagAAAGTACAAAACCCATGTGACATGAAAGAAAAGTGGCATGATAAAAACGAAAAAACCTGTCACCAAAAAAAATAAAGCAACCAAACAAAGTGAATCCACCTACACAATCAAATAACAAGTAGACTAACAGCTGCCGTCATGCACATGAAAACAGAACACATGTCATGCTTCCAAAGCAAAGGTCCCTGAACTAAGAGCCATAAGGCAAACCCACCACAAAATGTAATGGGGCCGACAGATGCTTGTGCATTTGTGTGAATCTTGTGCTTGTTTTTTAACAGGGTAAAACGTCTAATTTTAGGGTAGAAGTTAATTTCTTTTATAGAATATTAAGAGTTTCGTGAACTTGATCTCTATAGaaactacacacataaacacaaaTTTTGGTAGCTTTTAAATACGTTACAAAGTAAGTAGCTATCACATTATGCCATAGTTACTTGAAAATGTGTGTGTGGTCATGCTTAGTACTAGGTCAGatagttctctctctctctctctctctctctcggccCAAAAGCCTTTGTCAACCCACAAGAACCTGGAGTCTTAACAGAGGGGAAGAATTAACTAGAagatattgttaaaaaaaaaaaaaaagccaagttTGTCATCTTTAAAATAAAAAGCTACACGTTAGAAGAgaaaaattgaaatgggaagAGACTCTGTACCTTGTCATTGAAGAGAGCAGAGTTTACAATGTCAAGTTTACTGCTGAATGCCATGTTTGAAGTTGCAGAATTGGAGTCAAATGTCCTCATTTCAGGGCAATTTTGTATGCACAGCTTTTCCAAGGTATGGCATTCAACTAAATCACTTGTACAGAATCGTGTGAGTTTTGGCAAATCTTTGAGCGCAAGGAACTCAAGTTGATGGAGTATTGTCTTACTCATTATTTCTTCTTCCAGTCCTTCCCTGACCATGACTTCTTCCATCATCTTGCAATTGCATATCTTAAGTCTTTTCAGATGCACGACACTTGATGATGATGATAGATATTTTAGATTGCCACAGCCATCCACAGTCAGCGTACTTAAATTCTGAGCATAAGAAAACATTTCCAACGGTTGAGCATGCCATATCATCTCGACCATAATCGGTTTCAGTTCCTCCAAATTAGGAAAAAATACCTGAAAAGTAAATATATTGTTACAGTTTTTGGCTATTTTACATATTTTCAAATTATGGTATTCGAATGGGTTATGAGTAAAATTAACTAATATTTATTATGATACAAATTAAAGGATCCTTGAAGTGAATTAAGTTTTTAACAATCTAAAAATAAACTACCAACCTTTGGC
It encodes:
- the LOC131178448 gene encoding uncharacterized protein LOC131178448, with protein sequence MIQQSRFPIHLFFKLKILLLQNFYDASVNLPFNILPKFPNFEKLVLGGYYFRELFPHGVVGEDAGVLLQSQIRFLKLDFLPNIRHIWNQDCQPVPFLQNLETLEIWSCHRLTNLAPSSATFKNLTTLDVWNCQGLLSLISSSTAKSMVNLTKMIVGESRKMEEIVSNDRNDSQSQSEIVLCRLRTLKLLCLKSLSSFCSSANCTLKFPSLEELIVTQCPRMKIFSQGAISAPKLKRVNLAEERDKWRWIGNLNSTIIQLYTEKVGFSGLQHLELSEFPELKAVWQHKLPFNFFYNLSRLVVDECMFSSSSVPSGLLPFLNNLDELEVRNCNFVEEVFAMERGNANRVVGHLSKLNELNLINLPMLRRVWIEEPNGILDLRNLKQLKIHNCSSLRNIFSPTICCGLEQLRVVEVTSCATVEEIITEGSIDEIIFPLLNSITLESLPRLINFKSGRGIVHFPSLKEITIADCPTTFSCSFFKKAGPNATDGNFEPKVFFPNLEELKPIMVEMIWHAQPLEMFSYAQNLSTLTVDGCGNLKYLSSSSSVVHLKRLKICNCKMMEEVMVREGLEEEIMSKTILHQLEFLALKDLPKLTRFCTSDLVECHTLEKLCIQNCPEMRTFDSNSATSNMAFSSKLDIVNSALFNDKVSFPNLTTLIVDGCDNLKILLSLSSVVHLKRLKICNCKMMEEVMVKEGVEEEIMSKMLLHQLESLELMDLPKLTRFCTSNLVECPVLKHLRIQNCPQMRTFVSNYTTSNMASSREFGIINSALFDEKVAFPNLEQLEILNMDNLKNLLSLSSVVHLKRLQICNCKMMEEVMVKEGLEEEIMSKMLLHQLESLELMDLPKLTRFCTSNLVECPVLKHLRIQNCPQMRTFVSNYTTSNMASSSELDITNSALFDEKVAFPNLEQLEIHNMDNLKMIWHNKLHSDSFCKIIALAVENCEELIKIFSSTLLRGLRNLQRLVIRNCDLLQEVFDLQGLIKMKESVAIQLRTLNIEVLPNSKHVWNEDPLGLVLFDNLSSVSVWNCPNLKIIFPASIAKNLLQLKRLHIISSGVEEIVQNLNWVETNMENQPMVKVLQPHFSFRKLDQALQSLEVLAVWYCDNLITLAPSSASFQNLTTLEVWMCNGLVSLVTSSTAKSLVQLTKMSIAACDRLKEIVANEGNESKEDIIFSKLGELGLRYLPSLVSFCSAEHSFKFPSLTEVFIEKCPKMQIFSKGVLSTPRLLVVQHDEQGCWKGNLNDTVQQLFAEMVRMCWLTKFPFLLNHRIEIITQF